The genomic window ccatttaATATAGTAtggaacgggcaggtcaacaacttgaaacaaaatggcgtcgttcgcgttcgcgaagaatatgagcatgcgctttgaatgtgtataaatatgtggacgcaaatgatttttgcccatgaccttcagggctcagccaacagatctgtaaagtccactcgtcgtattgattttagtattttccgaaaaagaccacttgggcgaatgaacatagtgaaagccctgcacactgagagtaaaacatacaagctttttatgtattgagtataatttcaaaatgtaatgtttaagatgagaaagatcagtttaaagcaaattaagtcccctagcattaattacagagtaatttcccttttttactatctgcaccaaaacgtttgcaaaataaataaaacttccatgcttaggaaaagaagttcctgtttgaacaaaaaatgataataatgactgctcttgttgtgttgaatatcagatcaaagtgccaagtttagaaaatacaaaaaatataaatataacagtaaatgcagcttgcatataattaggcttcatttaatttttttttgtgcccttcccagaggtgcagtattcttttaaacaagatgagtggaaaaaactgattttttcctatttttatgcctatcttcgtgtcaactgacaaagtatttgcagagaaaatgtcactttgtttacacaagtgagtcaaaaaaaagaaaaaaaaaagaaaagaaaaaaagaagaaatatagaaTTAAATTTGACTTTTAAAAATCGTTAGAACgtgttctgtgtttgatattataaAAGTTAGGGTATAAATTAGCTACGGTAATATAGTATtattatttcgtttttgttttttttagatgaaCGATACCAACAATGACGGGTATGTTGTACTGACTGTAATCTGTGGGGCCGATGTTGTAGGTGGTGACGCCGTCGCTGTTGGTGGTGGAGACACAGGTGTAAGTGATACACTTCCACTCATACGTGTCATTCACTGCCACGCACTGACCGTTGAATCTACAGCCTGCGAAACACAGCCAGGTGTTTGTCAGTAGCAACCAGAGATGCAACTAGAGATGAGATTCTAAAATTTCGAAACTAACTGAAACCataagggggtgtgggagggggatgggtaatcgggtgtgggtgtgtgtgtgggggggaaggggcggaggctgggggggggggataggcccTGCATTAGGTGATGAAGACCTTTCAAAAGAATAGTGTGTGAAAAGTATATCTAAATGATGGAGTACATTGTGAAGCTGAATAAACGATATGGCTATATAGTCATTTGAAAGACTCTCCCGCAATCAAAAATAGAATATGGTGAATCGCTGAATTGGTTGAGCAGTTCatgtatgcaacacacacacacacacacacacacacacacacacacacacacacgcacaacatacacacacaaaccacacacacacacacacacacacacacacacacacacacacacacacacacacacgagagcgcgAATtcattttgcgcgcgcgcgaagaGACAGCTGCAacgattgatgtgtgtgtgtgtgtgtgtgtgtgtgtgtgtgtgtgtgtgtgtgtgtgtgtgcagttgggaTGAGGTGGAAGCAGTGTGTGAGTTGCGACTGATGTTACACTGTCTGAACAGAAGGTATAGTATTCAAAACCCAGTTTGTATCTTAACATTTTTGTGGTCATATTCGTGTGTCTCATTCATACCACATAGTATTATCAACTGCGCCCAGATCCACGGAcaaagcactatataaatatttgCACATTATCATGAAATACGAccaattagaaaagaaaaacaaggagtTACCAGCACCAGTCGTCCAAAAACCGATAGTGTTCGATCGCAGCTGACACTCCTGGGTGAAGCATCCGTTCGTATATGTGAAGCCCAGAGCAACACACTGCCCCTTGTATTGGCATTCTGTTGGAGTGCAACATTTTGCAACGTCATATTACTTTCACAtaatgattaaaagaaaagaagaagaaatggtttcagttttttttaaaggtgtcaaagtgtggggACTGGTTTATGTACAGGCTACCCTTcatctgctgttgaaaaaaaaaaagagcaagagaaAAGGAACATATGCCTGACCTACCCATAATCCCAACACTCTGATTAGGCCCTGAGAGTTTACCCAagatttctgttaaaaaaaaaaaaaaaaaaaaaagtacttgagaggcaaggccttcaactaacttgtgatacactttaaaaaaaaaaagaaaaaaaggcaaagccttcaagactcacttgtgatacactttaaaaaaaagaaaaagagtctaatccttaaaatgtgttctgtatttgttattataaagcttcgcgttaaaaaagaaaaagaaaaaaagtcctaaccagattcaaaccccgcgtgttcgggtgagaagaaattgccttatccattacactattgtggctccttaactgacgttctaaaatttaacatttgaacatacttttttaaagggcgataaatcaattgcggtattcacagtgagaaggctgtttaaatcatattatacTGGTGTATCCTGGggattcaaaaaatctttaagggcaataaaaaattctttttaatggctatcgccgcaatcacactgcaacatttagccgttttcactagatctagatagatgtacatgtttagttacacccggcgggaatgtagtacgacacggtcgattcaatttctcttttgtgttcattctagttttatagttttaaagttgatatgaaatttgagtattttgttaaactaataacatgttgagccaagtacaagtacttctaaacgtcgtaagaagtgaaaaagacttcattttgagaaaagtcaagactggaatttttttcgtttcatcgtgatcagttcaagggtattaactcgcatggtttacaatttttaactgtgaattccgactgattgtgtggatatttttatggcagtttggggcataatccagtaagtgatgaggcgttcacaaatctttctctgaataaatatttaacggtctccttctccaactttccatcacatgttatcatgtattgtccatttaATATAGTAtggaacgggcaggtcaacaacttgaaacaaaatggcgtcgttcgcgttcgcgaagaatatgagcatgtgctttgaatgtgtataaatatgtggaCGCAAATGATTTttacccatgaccttcagggctcagccaacagatcagtaaagtccactcgtcgtattgattttagtattttccgaaaaagaccacttgggcgaatgaacatagtgaaagccctgcacactgagagtaaaacatacaagctttttatgtattgagtataatttcaaaatgtaatgtttaagatgagaaagatcagtttaaagcaaattaagtcccctagcattaattacagagtaatttcccttttttaccctctgcaccaaaacgtttgcaaaataaataaaacttccatgcttagcaaaagaagttcctgtttgaacaaaaaatgataataatgactgctcttgttgttgtgtcgaatatcagatcaaagtgccaagtttagaaaatacaaaaaatataaatataacagtaaatgcagtttgcatataattaggcttcatttaatattttttgtgcccttcccagaggtgcaatattgttttaaacaggatgactggaaagaactgaatttttcctatttttatgcctattttggtgtcaactgacaaagtatttgcagagaaaatgtcaatgttaaagtttaccacggacacacacacagacacagacacacacacagacacagacacacacacagacacacacacagacacacagacacacagacacacacacacacacacacacacacacacacacagacaaccgaatgccgggttaaaacatagactcactttgtttacacaagtgagtcaaaaaaaaaagaaaaaaaaaaaagaaatatagaatTAAATTTGACTTTTAAAAATCGTTAGAACgtgttctgtgtttgatattataaAAGTTCGGGTATAAATTAGCTACGGTAATAtagtattattatttctttttttttttttttttttagatgaacgATACCAACAATGACGGGTATGTTGTACTGACTGTAATCTGTGGGGCCGATGTTGTAGGTGGTGACGCCGTCACTGTTGGTGGTGGAGACACAGGTGTAAGTGATACACTTCCACTCATACGTGTCATTCACTGCCACGCACTGACCGTTGAATCTACAGCCTGCGAAACACAGCCAGGTGTTTGTCAGTAGCAACCAGAGATGCAACTAGAGATGAGATTCTAAAATTTCGAAACTAACTGAAACCataagggggtgtgggagggggatgggtagtggggtgtgggtgtgtgtgtggtgggggggaggaggcggaggccggggggtggggggttgggggggccaATAGGCCCTGCATTAGGTGATGAAGACCTttgaaaagaacagtgtgtgaAAAGTATATCTAAATGATGGAGTACATTGTGAAGCTGAATAAACGATATGGCTATATAGTCATTTGAAAGACTCCCGCAATCAAAAATAGAATATGGTGAATGGCTGAATTGGTTGAGCAGTTCatgtatgcaacacacacacacacacacacacacacacacacacacacacacacacacaacatacacacacaatcacacacacacacacacgagagcgcgAATtcattttgcgcgcgcgcgaagaGATAGCTGCAacgattgatgtgtgtgtgtgtgtgtgtgtgtgtgtgtgtgtgtgtgtgtgtgtgtgtgtgtgtgtgtgtgtgcagttgggaTGAGGTGGAAGCAGTGTGTGAGTTGCGACTGATGTTACACTGTCTGAACAGAAGGTATAGTATTCAAAACCCAGTTTGTATCTTAACATTTTTGTGGTCATATTCGTGTGTCTCATTCATACCACATAGTATTATCAACTGCGCCCAGATCCACGGAcaaagcactatataaatatttgCACATTATCATGAAATACGAccaattagaaaagaaaaacaaggagtTACCAGCACAAGTCGTCCAAAAACCGATAGTGTTCGATCGCAGCTGACACTCCTGGGTGAAGCATCCGTTGGTATATGTGAAGCCCAGAGCAACACACTGCCCCTTGTATTGGCATTCTGTTGGAGTGCAACATTTTGCAACGTCATATTACATTCACAtaatgattaaaagaaaagaagtagaaattgtttcagttttttttaaaaaggtgtcAAAGTATGCAGACTGGTTTATGTACAGGCTACCCTTcatctgctgttgaaaaaaaaaaaaaaagcaaaagaaaaggaacatatGCCTGACCTACCCATAATCCCAACACTCTGATTAGGCCTTGAGAGTTTACCCAagatttctgtaaaaaaaaaaaaaaaaaaaaaaaaaaaaaagtacttgagaggcaaggccttcaactaacttgtgatacactttaaaaaaagaaaagaaaaaaaggcaaagccttcaagactcacttgtgatacacttaaaaaaaaaagaaaaagagtctaatccttaaaatgtgttctgtatttgttattataaagcttcgcgttaaaaaagaaaaagaaaaaaaggcctaaccagattcaaaccccgcgtgttcgggtgagaagaaattgcCTTATCCATtatactatcgtggctccttaactgacgttctaaaatttaacatttgaacatacctttttaaagggcgataaatcaattgcggtattcgcagtgagaaggctgtttaaatcatattattcaggTGTATCTTGGggattcaaaaaatctttaagggcaataaaaaattctttttaatggctatcgccgcaatcacactgcaacatttagccgttttcactagatctagatagatgtacatgtttagttacacccgccgggaatgtagtacgacacggtcgattcaatttctcttttgtgttcattctagttttatagttttaaagttgatatgaaatttgagtattttgttaaactaataacatgttgagccaagtacaagtacttctaaacgtcgtaagaagtgaaaaagacttcattttgagaaaagtcaagactggaatttttttcgtttcatcgtgatcagttcaagggtattaactcgcatggtttacaatttttaactgtaaaTTCCGACTTAagctgtggatatttttatggcagtttggggcataatccagtaagtgatgaggcgttcacaaatctttctctgaataaatatttaacggtctccttctccaactttccaatacatgttatcgtgtattgtccatttaATATAGTAtggaacgggcaggtcaacaacttgaaacaaaatggcgtcgttcgcgttcgcgaagaatatgagcatgcgctttgaatgtgtataaatatgtggacgcaaatgatttttgcccatgaccttcagggctcagccaacagatttgtaaagtccactcgtcgtattgattttagtattttccgaaaaagaccacttgggcgaatgaacatagtgaaagccctgcacactgagagtaaaacatacaagcttttgatgtattgagtataatttcaaaatgtaatgtttaagatgagaaagatcagtttaaagcaaattaagtcccctagcattaattacattgtaatttcccttttttactatctgcatcaaaacgtttgcaaaataaataaaacttccatgcttaggaaaagaagttcctgtttggacaaaaaatgataataatgactgctcttgttgttgtgttgaatatcagatcaaagtgccaagtttagaaaatacaaaaaatataaatataacagtaaatgcagcttgcatataattaggcttcatttaatttttttttgtgcccttcccagaggtgcagtattcttttaaacaagatgaatggaaaaaactgattttttcctatttttatgcctatcttcgtgtcaactgacaaagtatttgcagagaaaatgtcaatgttcaagtttaccacggacacacacacagacacagacacacacacagacacacagacacagacacagacacacacacacacacacacacacacacacacagacaaccgaacgccgggttaaacatagactcactttgtttacacaagtgagtaaaaaaaaagaaaaaaaaaagaaaagaaaaaaagaagaaatatagaaTTAAATTTGACTTTTAAAAATCGTTAGAACgtgttctgtgtttgatattataaAAGTTAGGGTATAAATTAGCTACGGTAATATAGTATTAttatttcgtgttttttttttttttagatgaacgATACCAACAATGACGGGTATGTTGTACTGACTGTAATCTGTGGGGCCGATGTTGTAGGTGGTGACGCCGTCGCTGTTGGTGGTGGAGACACAGGTGTATGTGATACACTTCCACTCATACGTGTCATTCACTGCCACGCACTGACCGTTGAATCTACAGCCTGCGAAACACAGCCAGGTGTTTGTCAGTAGCAACCAGAGATGCAACTAGAGATGAGATTCTAAAATTTCGAAACTAACTGAAACCataagggggtgtgggagggggatgggtagtggggtgtgggtgtgtgtttggtgagggggagggggcggaggccgggggggtgggggtttgggggggggccaATAGGCCCTGCGTTAGGTGATGAAGACCTTTCAAAAGAATAGTATGTGAAAGGTATATCTAAATGATGGAGTACATTGTGAAGCTGAATAAACGATATGGCTATATAGTCATTTGAAAGACTCCCGCAATCAAAAGTAGAATATGGTGAATCGCTGAATTGGTTGAGCAGTTCatgtatgcaacacacacacacacacacacacacacacacacacacacgcacaacatacacgcacaaaccacacacacacacacacacacacacacacacacacgagagcgcgAATtcattttgcgcgcgcgcgaagaGACAGCTGCAACgattgatgtgtgtttgtgtgtgtgtgtgtgtgtgtgtgtgtgtgtgtgtgtgtgagttgcgaCTGATGTTACACTGTCTGAACAGAAGGTATAGTATTCAAAACCCAGTTTGTATCTTAACATTTTTGTGGTCATATTCGTGTGTCTCATTCATACCACATAGTATTATCAACTGCGCCCAGATCCACGGAcaaagcactatataaatatttgCACATTATCATGAAATACGAccaattagaaaagaaaaataaggagtTACCAGCACCAGTCGTCCAAAAACCGATAGTGTTCGATCGCAGCTGACACTCCTCGGTGAAGCATCCGTTCGTATATGTGAAGCCCAGAGCAACACACTGCCCGTTGTATTGGCATTCTGTTGGAGTGCAATATTTTGCAACGTCATATTACATTCACAtaatgattaaaagaaaagaagtagaaattattgtttcagttttttttaaaaggtgtcaaagtgtgcggactggtTTATGTACAGGCTACGCTTcatctgctgttgaaaaaaaaaaaaaaaaaaaaaaaagcaaaagaaaaggaacatatgcctgacctacgcataaTCCCAACACTCTGATTAGGCCTTGAGAGTTTACCCAAgatttctgtataaaaaaaaaaaagtacttgagaggcaaggccttcaactaacttgtgatacacttaaaaacaaaacaaaaacaaaaacaaaaaaaagaagagaggcaaagccttcaagactcacttgtgatacacttaaaaaaaaagtctaatccttaaaatgtattctgtgtttgttattataaagcttcgcgttaaaaaagaaaaagaaaaaaagtcctaaccagattcgaaccccgcgtgttcgggtgagaagaaactgccttatccattacactatcgtggctccttaactgacgttctaaaatttaacatttgaacatacttttttaaagggcgataaatcaattgcggtattcgcagtgagaaggctgtttaaatcatattattcaggTGTATCTTGGggattcaaaaaatctttaagggtaataaaaaaattctttttaatggctatcgccgcaatcacactgcaacatttagccgttttcactagatctagatagatgtacatgtttagttacacccgccgggaatgtagtacgacacggtcgattcaatttctcttttgtgttcattctagttttatagttttaaagttgatatgacatttgagtattttgttaaactaataacaagttgagccaagtacaagtacttctaaacgtcgtaagaagtgaaaaggacttcattttgagaaaaagtcaagactggaatttttttcgtttcatcgtgatcagttcaagggtattaactcgcattgtttacaatttttaactgtgaattcccacTTAagctgtggatatttttatggcagtttggggcataatccagtaagtgatgaggcgttcacaaatctttctctgaataaatatttaacggtctccttctccaactttccatcacatgttatcgtgtattgtctatTTAATATAGTAtggaacgggcaggtcaacaacttgaaacaaaatggcgtcgttcgcgttcgcgaagaatatgagcatgcgctttgaatgtgtataaatatgtggacacaaatgatttttgcccatgaccttcagggctcagccaacagatctgtaaagtccactcgtcgtattgattttagtttccgaaaaagaccacttgggcgaatgaacatagtgaaagccctgcacactgagagtaaaacaaacaagctttttatatattgagtataatttcaaaatgtaatgtttaagatgagaaagatcagtttaaagcaaattaagtcccctagcattaattacagaataatttcccttttttactatctgcaccaaaacgtttgcaaaataaataaaacttccatgcttagcaaaagaagttcctgtttgaacaaaaaatgataataatgactgctcttgttgttgtgtcgaatatcagatcaaagtgccaagtttagaaaatacaaaaaatataaatataacagtaaatgcagagttgcatataattaggcttcatttaatatttttttgtgcccttcccagaggtgcaatattgttttaaacaagatgactggaaagaactgaatttttcctatttttatgcctattttggtgtcaactgacaaagtatttgcagagaaaatgtcaatgttaaagtttaccacggacacacacacagacacacagacacagacacacacacacacacacacacagacaaccgaacgccgggttaaacatagactcactttgtttacacaagtgagttaaaaaaaaaaaaaaaaaaaaaaaaaattgaattttaaaaatctctgttttttgttttctgtgtttgatattataaAAGTTCGGGTATAAATTAGCTACGGTAATAtagtattattatttctttttttttagatgaacGATACCAACAATGACGGGTATGTTGTACTGACTGTAATCTGTGGGGCCGATGTTGTAGGTGGTGACGCCGTCGCTGTTGGTGGTGGAGACACAGGTGTAAGTGATACAGTACCACTCATACGTGTCATCCACTGCCACGCACTGACCGTTGAAAATGCAGTCTGCAATACACAGCCAGGTGTTTGTAGCAACGAGTGATtttgtcttgtgtatgtgtgggtggaggtcgGGGGGCGTATATGTTTGGGCGGGCGCGAATGTGCTgtaggtatgcatgtgtgtgtgtgtgtgtgtgtgtgtgtgtgtgtgtgtgtgtgctgtatcggTATGTTCATGGGAAGGTTGAATGGGTGGGTGTCTGTatattgctgtgtgtgtatgtctgtgtatgcgtgtgagtgtgtgcatatatgtttatatgtgtgtgcgtatgtgtgcgtgaacgtgtgcgagggcgcgcgtgtgtgtgtttatgcgtgagcatgtgaatgtgtgtgtgtgtgtgtgtgtgtgtgtgtgtgtgtgcgtgtgcgtgtgtatgagtgcgcgcgtgtgtgtgagtcggaCTCtcgtgtgtattctgtgtgtgtgcgtgactccaTAATCCTAGCTCTGCCGGTCAGcatcagagagaaacacagaacctCTGCTTACATTCACAGGAAGTGTCCGCGATCACTGGTTCTAAGATCACAGCCACAGATATGAGGAGCAGGCCGCCGTATTGGAACATGCTGATGACCATATGTCTCTTTTCGTCTTCCTGcatacataatgatgataatgataataatgataataatgataatgatgatactaccactactactactactattactatattATCATAAAGCGATAAAGCGATTTCCCGTGGGTAGTATGCACTAtttgcacgtaaaaaaaaacaacaaaaaaacacggcaaaAAGGTGTTGTCCTTGCCACAGTCTG from Babylonia areolata isolate BAREFJ2019XMU chromosome 1, ASM4173473v1, whole genome shotgun sequence includes these protein-coding regions:
- the LOC143288902 gene encoding uncharacterized protein LOC143288902; this translates as MVISMFQYGGLLLISVAVILEPVIADTSCEYCIFNGQCVAVDDTYEWYCITYTCVSTTNSDGVTTYNIGPTDYKCQYNGQCVALGFTYTNGCFTEECQLRSNTIGFWTTGAGCRFNGQCVAVNDTYEWKCITYTCVSTTNSDGVTTYNIGPTDYKCQYKGQCVALGFTYTNGCFTQECQLRSNTIGFWTTCAGCRFNGQCVAVNDTYEWKCITYTCVSTTNSDGVTTYNIGPTDYKCQYKGQCVALGFTYTNGCFTQECQLRSNTIGFWTTGAGNSLFFFSNWSYFMIMCKYLYSALSVDLGAVDNTMWYE